A single genomic interval of Desulfobacterales bacterium harbors:
- the gcvPB gene encoding aminomethyl-transferring glycine dehydrogenase subunit GcvPB has translation MKTRIGTIGLQFNEPLLWEQGAKGRCAFSLPASDVERHVLDETLAGKGPDFPDLSELEVVRHFTRLSQWNISVDSSMYPLGSCTMKYNPKTNDRQAALSGFSSAHPLLPASLSQGALHILYYLERYLSTITGMPAVSLQPAAGAHGELTGMLIFHAYHAKKGRVRHKIIIPDTAHGTNPASAALCGFKPITVKSDHRGILPAEAVAALMDEDTAGIMITNPNTLGFFETEIKKITGIVHEKGGLVYGDGANMNAVMGIVDIARIGIDILHLNLHKTFSTPHGGGGPGSGPVCVSNELAPFLPNPRVIKQEDGSFCLSENNSSAIGKVHAFYGNFGILVRAYSYIRSMGAEHLKKASQLAVLNANYIKENLKSEYDLPYDSACMHECVFSDKLQSAHKVTTLDIVKRLMEYGFHPPTIYFPQVVPGAIMVEPTETENKETIDQFIDAMRCIAAEARETPARLHQAPEITKVRRLDETGAARKPCLCG, from the coding sequence ATGAAAACGCGCATCGGCACTATCGGATTGCAATTCAACGAGCCGCTGCTCTGGGAACAAGGGGCGAAAGGCAGATGCGCTTTTTCCCTGCCGGCAAGCGATGTGGAGAGACACGTTTTGGATGAGACGCTCGCCGGAAAAGGACCGGATTTCCCCGATTTGAGTGAACTCGAAGTGGTTCGGCATTTTACCCGGCTGTCTCAATGGAATATCAGTGTGGATAGCAGCATGTACCCGTTGGGTTCCTGCACCATGAAATACAACCCCAAAACCAACGACCGTCAAGCCGCGCTTTCCGGTTTTAGCAGCGCACACCCCTTATTGCCGGCCAGCTTGTCCCAGGGAGCGCTTCATATTCTCTATTATCTGGAGCGATATCTGTCCACCATCACGGGAATGCCTGCGGTGAGTCTTCAACCGGCGGCAGGCGCTCACGGAGAATTGACGGGAATGCTTATCTTTCATGCTTATCATGCGAAAAAAGGCCGGGTGCGGCATAAGATCATCATTCCGGACACAGCTCACGGCACCAATCCGGCCAGTGCGGCCCTTTGCGGCTTTAAACCGATAACGGTAAAGTCCGACCATCGCGGCATATTGCCGGCTGAAGCCGTGGCGGCGCTTATGGATGAAGATACGGCCGGCATCATGATCACAAACCCCAACACGCTGGGTTTTTTTGAAACAGAAATTAAAAAAATCACCGGAATCGTCCATGAAAAAGGCGGGCTGGTCTACGGGGACGGTGCCAACATGAATGCGGTGATGGGAATCGTTGATATCGCCAGAATCGGCATCGATATTCTTCATCTCAATCTTCATAAAACGTTTTCCACGCCTCACGGCGGCGGCGGGCCGGGCAGCGGACCGGTTTGTGTTAGCAACGAATTGGCCCCTTTTCTGCCCAATCCGCGCGTGATCAAACAAGAGGATGGCTCCTTTTGCCTGAGTGAAAATAATTCGAGCGCGATTGGGAAGGTTCATGCCTTTTACGGTAATTTCGGAATACTGGTTCGCGCCTATAGTTATATCCGCAGCATGGGCGCGGAACATCTTAAAAAAGCAAGTCAATTGGCCGTGTTAAATGCCAACTACATTAAAGAAAACCTTAAATCGGAATACGATCTGCCGTATGACAGCGCCTGTATGCATGAATGCGTTTTTTCAGACAAACTCCAATCAGCCCATAAGGTTACCACGCTCGATATCGTCAAACGCCTGATGGAATACGGGTTTCACCCGCCGACCATATATTTTCCGCAGGTGGTGCCGGGTGCTATCATGGTGGAACCGACGGAAACGGAAAACAAAGAAACCATAGACCAGTTTATCGATGCCATGCGGTGTATTGCAGCCGAGGCCCGTGAAACCCCGGCCCGGCTTCATCAGGCACCGGAAATCACAAAGGTTCGAAGGCTGGATGAAACCGGAGCCGCGCGAAAACCGTGCTTATGCGGGTGA
- a CDS encoding AAA family ATPase, producing the protein MNRKCRIIAVANEKGGVGKTVTVINLGAALARTGKKVLIVDMDPQFNATQGLGVTVGEGMLTTYDLLQNGKPSATMAVIHTGWEGLDLIPAHVDLAGAELELVEEEGRENRLKEGLAELNGAYDFILLDTPPTLSLLTVNVFAYADEVVVPCQTQPYAYEALADLFETISAIREDINPALSITGIVATFYDQRTRISRKIAERLKETPPYQALMFDTVIRNNVTIAESADVRKPVVFYRPSSIGSQDYHCLAEEILKKTRA; encoded by the coding sequence ATGAATCGTAAGTGCAGAATTATAGCCGTGGCAAACGAAAAAGGCGGCGTGGGGAAAACCGTAACGGTGATCAATCTCGGGGCCGCCTTGGCGCGAACGGGGAAAAAGGTGTTGATTGTGGATATGGATCCGCAATTTAACGCCACCCAGGGACTGGGCGTAACAGTTGGAGAAGGAATGCTCACAACCTATGACCTGCTTCAAAACGGGAAACCGTCTGCCACCATGGCTGTCATTCATACCGGATGGGAAGGTCTTGATCTGATCCCCGCCCATGTCGACCTGGCTGGCGCCGAACTGGAGCTGGTGGAAGAAGAGGGGCGTGAAAATCGGCTTAAAGAAGGTCTTGCCGAGCTCAACGGTGCTTATGATTTTATTTTGCTGGATACTCCGCCCACCTTATCACTGCTTACTGTCAACGTGTTCGCCTATGCCGATGAAGTGGTGGTTCCTTGTCAAACACAGCCGTACGCCTATGAGGCCTTGGCGGATCTTTTCGAAACCATTTCCGCCATTCGGGAAGATATAAACCCGGCCTTATCCATAACGGGTATTGTGGCCACTTTTTACGACCAACGCACCCGAATCAGCCGGAAAATAGCTGAAAGACTGAAGGAGACACCTCCCTACCAAGCGCTCATGTTTGACACCGTCATTCGAAATAATGTCACCATCGCAGAAAGTGCGGATGTGCGCAAACCGGTGGTGTTTTATCGACCATCCAGTATCGGATCACAGGATTATCATTGCCTGGCGGAGGAGATTCTTAAAAAAACGAGGGCATAA
- a CDS encoding YqgE/AlgH family protein has translation MESLWQGSFKGHLLMAMPGMMDFNFSQSLTLICEHNASGAMGVILDRVHIGLYASDIFEELNIPHEPLMSKIPIHHGGPVHVDEIFVVHGPPFFWEGCLMVTPSIALSNTMDLLTAIAGEAGPRAFQISLGCAGWGEGQLEAELRHNAWLTCPATPQLVFEIPAEKRWETAMNKMGVDPNLLSNKPGHA, from the coding sequence ATGGAGAGTCTGTGGCAAGGCAGCTTCAAAGGGCATTTGCTGATGGCCATGCCGGGAATGATGGATTTTAATTTCTCGCAATCGCTCACATTGATTTGCGAACATAACGCATCCGGTGCCATGGGCGTCATTCTCGATCGTGTCCATATCGGGTTGTATGCGAGCGATATTTTTGAAGAACTCAATATTCCGCATGAACCGCTCATGTCGAAAATACCGATCCATCACGGGGGTCCGGTTCATGTTGATGAAATCTTTGTCGTCCATGGCCCGCCTTTTTTTTGGGAAGGATGCCTGATGGTCACGCCTTCCATAGCGCTGAGCAACACGATGGATTTATTGACGGCAATTGCCGGCGAGGCCGGCCCCAGAGCCTTTCAAATTTCATTGGGGTGCGCCGGATGGGGCGAAGGCCAATTGGAAGCCGAGCTAAGGCATAATGCCTGGTTGACGTGTCCTGCCACGCCGCAGCTTGTATTTGAGATTCCAGCGGAAAAGCGGTGGGAAACCGCGATGAACAAAATGGGGGTTGATCCGAATTTGCTTTCCAATAAGCCGGGGCATGCGTAG
- a CDS encoding dynamin family protein translates to MTPNHTKIKKGLLEAIRQLSLLFALPQQLRGITVNAFSEWKNVCEMISCQLTEELIRVAVVGAIKSGKSTFINSLLFGDYLKRGAGVVTSIVTRTRPGNALKATLFFKSWDQVNQDIAEALVLLPNFMLSQKDDRFDIRRSADRKALCGALETLGPEQLITHDSRNANSVLLNSYLKGYDQIHQLISADPVTQVYDADAFNTHRAFVGDDALAVYLTDIELEIKSDFMDEQLEIADCQGSDSSNPLHLAMIQDYLNQTHLIIYVISSRTGVRRADIRFLSMIKKMGIMDNILFVINFDFNEHGSLDDLSALVNKTVGELALIKPNPKVFALSALFNLFMKIETTLPEKDKYRLSQWQSEKEMREYSDRNSNDFISTFRSIITEERQSVLWRNHLERLERIVSGMKHWLNINGKMISQDEQSASQIADRIQQYQARMNQIRAMMNNTLDGALNQIKKEIKSRADQFFGGKSDGVIAAVIHYIKSYDVGVNRYVDDLSTRGFNAAMYQIFQDFRQAIDTFMAESITPQILGYVREMEKYIEKELFSVSNPYDVMIQDAMAEFSRSMAELDISPPGSNMTSIVLLPDAGTTKRVAGISFPSAMVTLHYSAKIKTEAIFRLGFYTVLTFVKQVLKKPLRSEKEKELSALSDGVRRMRSETEKTISYHFIDYKENLKFQYLIKLADAMSRSVKETLLNRFQSYMDSLLQMRSLVSNKQLDEVHAASILAEMSVRTEEIEAGLFTMREQLGPAVTAVGKGGVA, encoded by the coding sequence ATGACACCTAATCACACAAAGATTAAAAAAGGATTACTGGAAGCCATTCGGCAACTTTCTTTACTTTTTGCTCTGCCGCAGCAGCTCAGGGGCATTACTGTAAATGCTTTTTCCGAATGGAAAAACGTCTGTGAAATGATTTCCTGCCAACTCACCGAGGAGTTGATTCGTGTGGCGGTTGTCGGCGCCATCAAATCCGGCAAAAGTACCTTTATCAACTCCTTGCTTTTCGGAGATTATCTCAAACGCGGTGCGGGGGTGGTGACCTCCATTGTCACTAGAACCAGACCCGGCAATGCCCTGAAAGCGACGCTTTTTTTCAAGTCTTGGGACCAGGTGAATCAGGATATAGCGGAGGCGCTGGTATTATTGCCCAACTTTATGCTTTCACAGAAAGATGACAGGTTTGATATTCGTCGCAGCGCCGATCGAAAAGCGCTTTGCGGCGCCCTTGAAACCTTGGGCCCGGAACAATTGATTACACACGATAGCAGAAACGCAAACTCGGTATTGCTGAATTCCTATTTAAAAGGCTACGATCAGATTCATCAGCTTATTTCCGCTGATCCGGTGACACAGGTCTATGACGCGGACGCGTTTAATACGCATCGGGCCTTTGTGGGCGATGATGCGCTTGCCGTCTATTTGACGGATATTGAGTTAGAAATCAAATCGGATTTCATGGATGAACAGCTTGAAATAGCGGATTGTCAAGGCAGTGATTCGTCGAATCCGCTTCATTTGGCGATGATTCAGGATTATTTAAATCAGACCCATCTGATTATTTATGTAATCAGCAGCCGCACCGGCGTGAGACGGGCGGACATTCGTTTTCTGTCCATGATCAAGAAGATGGGCATTATGGACAATATTCTGTTTGTCATCAACTTCGATTTCAACGAGCATGGCTCGCTTGACGATCTATCGGCGCTCGTCAACAAAACAGTAGGGGAACTTGCTTTAATCAAGCCGAATCCGAAGGTTTTTGCGCTATCGGCATTATTCAATCTGTTTATGAAAATTGAGACAACGCTGCCTGAAAAAGATAAATATCGGCTCTCCCAATGGCAATCTGAAAAGGAGATGAGGGAATATTCCGATAGAAATAGTAACGATTTTATTTCAACCTTTCGATCCATTATAACGGAAGAACGGCAATCCGTTTTATGGAGAAATCATCTGGAGAGGTTGGAGCGTATCGTTTCCGGTATGAAACACTGGCTGAATATCAACGGAAAAATGATCTCACAGGATGAACAGAGCGCCTCTCAAATCGCGGATAGGATTCAACAATATCAGGCACGAATGAATCAAATCCGCGCCATGATGAATAACACGCTGGATGGGGCGCTCAATCAGATTAAAAAAGAAATAAAATCTCGAGCGGATCAATTTTTCGGCGGGAAATCCGATGGTGTCATCGCTGCGGTGATTCACTATATTAAATCCTATGATGTCGGGGTGAACCGCTATGTTGACGATCTGTCCACACGGGGCTTCAACGCTGCAATGTATCAGATTTTTCAGGATTTCAGACAAGCGATCGACACCTTTATGGCGGAGAGCATCACGCCTCAAATTCTCGGTTATGTCCGCGAAATGGAAAAATACATTGAAAAGGAACTGTTTTCGGTTTCCAACCCCTATGATGTGATGATTCAAGACGCCATGGCTGAATTCAGTCGCAGCATGGCGGAATTGGACATTTCCCCCCCCGGAAGCAACATGACCTCCATTGTCTTGCTCCCTGACGCCGGCACAACAAAGCGTGTCGCCGGCATATCCTTTCCTTCCGCGATGGTCACCTTGCATTATTCGGCCAAAATAAAAACGGAGGCGATTTTTCGTCTCGGTTTTTATACGGTGTTGACATTCGTGAAACAGGTTTTGAAAAAACCGCTGCGTAGCGAAAAGGAAAAAGAACTCAGCGCCCTTTCAGATGGCGTTCGGCGAATGCGGTCCGAGACCGAAAAAACGATTTCTTATCATTTCATTGATTATAAGGAAAATTTAAAGTTTCAATATCTCATCAAATTGGCGGACGCGATGTCCCGTTCGGTCAAGGAAACCCTGCTAAATCGCTTTCAATCCTATATGGACAGCTTGCTGCAAATGCGGTCGCTTGTGAGCAATAAGCAACTGGACGAGGTGCATGCAGCCAGCATTCTGGCTGAAATGTCGGTTCGTACGGAAGAAATAGAAGCCGGACTGTTTACGATGCGGGAACAACTTGGCCCAGCCGTTACGGCTGTGGGCAAAGGAGGGGTGGCATGA